The following are encoded in a window of Nocardioides houyundeii genomic DNA:
- a CDS encoding ArsA family ATPase translates to MRVLLFTGKGGVGKSTMAAGTAALAARDGRRTLVLSTDAAHSLGDAYGVEVGASPCQVAPGLFVQQVDAQQRFQESWGELQRYLLTLLDAVGVDPVAAEELTVLPGAEEVLALLELRRQARSGDWDLIVVDCAPTAETLRLLALPEALSWYMRRVLPVERRVVKTLRPVLSRAAGVPMPQDSVFDALERLHSELGEVRALLSGPGASVRLVLTPERVVLAEARRSWTTLSLYGYTVDGVVANRVFPSDGSDPWRSGWVQAQGAVLAEVSESFSGLPLWRSVYRTEEPIGVEALAALAGQVYAGSDPLALPVRQPFTVTESGRGRVLSLLLPLTTRAEVELVRHADDLVVTVGSYRRVITLPAALARLRVAGARVENEQLQVRFVEEAS, encoded by the coding sequence TTGCGGGTACTGCTCTTCACCGGCAAGGGCGGGGTGGGGAAGTCGACGATGGCGGCGGGCACGGCCGCGCTGGCCGCCCGGGACGGCCGACGCACGCTCGTGCTGTCCACCGATGCGGCCCACTCCCTGGGGGATGCCTACGGCGTCGAGGTCGGCGCCTCCCCGTGCCAGGTGGCGCCCGGACTCTTCGTGCAGCAGGTTGACGCGCAACAGCGCTTCCAGGAGTCCTGGGGCGAGCTGCAGCGCTATCTGCTGACCCTGCTCGACGCCGTGGGCGTGGACCCGGTGGCGGCCGAGGAGCTGACGGTCCTGCCGGGGGCTGAGGAGGTCCTGGCGCTGCTCGAGCTGCGCCGTCAGGCGCGCTCGGGGGACTGGGACCTGATCGTGGTCGACTGTGCGCCCACCGCGGAGACGCTGCGGCTGCTCGCCCTCCCGGAGGCGCTGAGCTGGTACATGCGGCGTGTCCTGCCGGTGGAACGACGGGTGGTCAAGACCCTGCGGCCGGTGCTCTCACGCGCTGCGGGGGTGCCGATGCCCCAGGACTCGGTCTTCGACGCGCTCGAGCGGTTGCACTCCGAGCTCGGCGAGGTGCGGGCCTTGTTGTCCGGGCCGGGCGCGAGCGTGCGCCTGGTCCTCACCCCGGAGCGGGTGGTGCTCGCCGAGGCGCGGCGTTCCTGGACCACCCTGTCGCTCTACGGCTACACCGTGGACGGGGTGGTGGCCAACAGGGTCTTCCCCAGCGACGGCTCGGACCCGTGGCGCTCCGGATGGGTTCAGGCACAGGGGGCTGTGCTGGCGGAGGTCTCCGAGTCGTTCTCCGGCCTCCCGCTGTGGCGGTCGGTCTACCGGACCGAGGAGCCCATCGGGGTCGAGGCGCTGGCCGCGCTGGCCGGCCAGGTGTACGCCGGCAGCGACCCCTTGGCCCTTCCCGTCCGGCAGCCCTTCACGGTGACCGAGTCCGGTCGGGGACGCGTCCTGTCGCTGCTCCTGCCGCTCACCACTCGGGCCGAGGTGGAGCTGGTGCGCCATGCTGACGACCTGGTGGTGACCGTCGGGTCGTACCGTCGCGTGATCACCCTGCCCGCGGCGCTGGCCCGGCTGCGGGTGGCCGGGGCACGGGTGGAGAACGAGCAGCTGCAGGTGAGATTCGTGGAGGAGGCGTCATGA
- a CDS encoding ROK family glucokinase, with protein sequence MILTVGVDVGASKIAAAVVDPCGTVLERRQVPTPAHDVHALLDVLVAVVRDVSGEHEPPAVGLGVAAFVDVTRSKVLSAPNLPWRDLPLRRVLEDRLGLPVVVENDGNCAVWGEFRFGAGAGVQDVLLVTVGTGVGGGIIASGRLQRGAHGVAAEIGHLRLVPDGRACGCGARGCLEAYGSGTALARGAREAAQTDPSSGPLLALAGSPDLITAELVSRLAAQGDPFSIARLTSLGQRLGEGLASLAAILDPEVVLVGGGVSAAGELLLAPLRAAFVAHHPGRDARPLSEVRLAHLGTWAGVVGAADLAREAS encoded by the coding sequence GTGATCCTGACGGTGGGGGTCGACGTGGGCGCCTCGAAGATCGCCGCCGCGGTGGTGGACCCCTGCGGCACGGTGCTCGAGCGCCGGCAGGTGCCCACCCCGGCTCATGACGTCCACGCACTGCTGGACGTCCTCGTCGCCGTGGTGCGGGACGTCTCGGGCGAGCACGAGCCGCCGGCGGTCGGGCTCGGTGTGGCGGCCTTCGTCGACGTGACGCGGTCCAAGGTGCTGTCCGCGCCCAACCTGCCCTGGCGCGACCTGCCGTTGCGTCGGGTGCTGGAGGACAGGCTCGGTCTGCCGGTCGTGGTCGAGAACGACGGCAACTGCGCGGTGTGGGGTGAGTTCCGGTTCGGCGCCGGAGCCGGGGTCCAGGACGTGCTGCTGGTGACCGTCGGCACGGGAGTCGGGGGCGGCATCATCGCCTCGGGGCGTCTGCAACGGGGAGCCCACGGGGTCGCCGCTGAGATCGGTCACCTCAGGCTGGTGCCGGACGGTAGGGCCTGTGGGTGCGGTGCCCGTGGTTGTCTGGAGGCCTACGGGTCCGGCACGGCGCTGGCGCGTGGAGCTCGCGAGGCCGCGCAGACGGATCCCTCCTCAGGACCGCTGCTGGCCCTGGCCGGGTCGCCGGACCTGATCACCGCAGAGCTGGTGTCCCGGCTGGCAGCACAGGGCGATCCCTTCTCGATCGCGCGGCTGACGTCGCTGGGCCAGCGGCTGGGGGAGGGGCTTGCGTCCCTCGCCGCGATCCTGGATCCCGAGGTGGTGCTGGTCGGCGGAGGGGTGAGCGCAGCCGGAGAGCTGCTGCTCGCCCCGCTGCGGGCGGCGTTCGTCGCCCACCACCCCGGCCGGGACGCCCGGCCGCTCAGCGAGGTGCGCCTGGCACACCTGGGGACCTGGGCCGGGGTCGTGGGCGCTGCAGACCTCGCTCGGGAGGCGTCGTGA